In Nostoc piscinale CENA21, the genomic stretch ATTTCCCAGGCTAAAAAACAAGCTCCGGGTGCTAATTCTACCCGTAAATCTTGGCGGTAATCTGCGCCGTTAAACAAAATTGTTTCTTGGGGTAACAATTCTAAACAAGCACCTGCATCAATTTGAATATCGATAGTTTGTCTAGCTTGCAAGCCATTACTGCGGTAGATTTTACTGGCTGCGGCGGTAGTAATTAAAGCTTGGGTGTTGGGTTTGAGGTGAAAATGAGATGATAAATGATCGCCTCCCACTACACCCCCGGCTGTATGTAAAATAACACTATGACAGACTTGTTCACCTTCTGGGTAAAACGGACGTTGCACTTTGAGCGGTGCTTGATGATGGTTATAAATTAACTGGGTCGAATTTTGGCAATTCTCATATACTAAGTTCAGTTTTCCCTGCCAAGCTGTTGCTGTTTGTGGTTGATCAATCATTTAGCTGCGATTTCCCGCCTTGCGGTTTGGTGTGAGATTTGACTTGCCGCGATCGCAATTGCCTGTGGTAAAATTCGATGTTCTTGAATTTGAATCCGGGCATGGAGTGTTTCTGGTGTATCATCTGGTAACACCGGCACAGCCGCTTGAATTAATATCGGGCCGCTGTCAACTTCTAAACAAACCAAATGCACTGTACAGCCAGTAATTGTTACCTTTGCTTGCAAAGCTTGTTCCACCGCATGAAGTCCCTTAAAACTGGGTAACAAACTCGGATGAATATTAATAATTCTGTTAGGAAAAGCATCAATTAACACAGATGTTACCAGCCGCATCCAGCCAGCTAAAATTACCAAATCAACATCATGCTGGCGCAAAGTCTGGACAATTTGTTGATCTAAAGTTTCTCGATTTTTGTATTCGCGGTGGTTTAATAAAACAGTTTCTACACCACGGTTAGCGGCGCGTGCTGCTGCTTTCGCACCTGGATTATTGTAAATTAGAACTGGAATTTGGGCATTAAGTTGACCATTTTCCATAGCTTGGGCAATTGCTTCAAAATTGCTACCATTCCCAGAAGCCAGAATGCCTAGCTTAATCGGAGTATCACTAGGTGGTAGGCGATCGCTAATATGGGGAGAAACCAAGCTAAAACTAGAATCGGGGCGAAAGGTCATAACAGCAACAAGGAAAATTAATAGATGCCAAAGATATATACTAATAAATCATGGTTAGATAATGATACATTCGCCGCCTGGACTTTTCTTGCACCCGCATTAATTTTATTAGGAATTTTTGTAATTTGGCCGATCGCCTATTTGTTTTACCTGAGTTTCACGGCTGGTAGTTTTACATCTACAGGAACTTATTGGGTAGGTTTAAAAAACTACTGGCGCTTGCTACTTAACCCTGATTTTTTGCAAGTTTTAGGCAACACAATTTATTTTACCCTGGCGACTGTCATTCCCAGCTTAATTATTCCTTTGGGGTTGGCAGTGTTATTAAATCGTTCTCTAGCTTTGCGGGGAATGTTAAGAAGTGCCTACTTTTTACCTTCCATCATTTCTCTCGTCGCTGCTGGTTTAGGATTTCGCTGGCTGTTTCAAACCACTGGCCCTATCAACGGATTTTTAAATTCATTTGGTATTGCACCAATTCCCTGGCTAGGAGATATTTTTTGGGCAATGCCTGTGTTAATTATTTTAAGTATTTGGAAACAATTAGGTTTTAATATGGTTGTTTTTTTAGCTGGGTTGCAAGCAATTCCTCCCAGTCGCTATGAAGCAGCCGAATTAGATGGTGCAAATGCTTGGCAACAATTTTGGTATGTAACTTTACCAGGATTACGCCCTACTTTAATTTTCGCCACCATCACCACAGCAATTTTCACATTACGCAGTTTTGAACAAGTTTACGTAATTACTGGAGGCGGCCCTTTAAATTCAACTAATTTATTAGTTTACTATATTTATCAAGAAGCCTTTGGTCAATTTGATTTTGGTTATGCGGCGGCGGCGGCGACAGTTTTGTTAGCTGTAACTTTAGTTTTAGTGTATTTCCAATTACAAACTTGGGGCGAAGAATAATTATTTTGATTAGTGAGTAACAAGATCCCTGACTTCTTCAAGAAGTCGGGGATATTTTATGATTATTTCCTGACTTATGTCAGCATTTTTTGTTGTGAAAAACACATTTTTTAGCTTATTTTACGTGAATTATTCAAATATTTTTTGATTTCTCATTCAGCTAATTATCTTGATTGGTGTAATCTCGATATACAGTATCTCTCACAATTGAGCTTTGCAATTATTGACACTCTGAGGTGAGTCACATGAGAAATTTTGCTGGTGTACAGGAATTAATCTCTAGCCAAATTCCCGAAAAATCTAGTCAACAGCAGGATTTCAGTGGGCGTGATTTGCGAGGAATTGATTTAAGTGGTGCTAACTTGCGGAGAGTAAATTTAAGCAGTGCTAATTTAGCTGGTGCAAAATTAACTGGTGCAGACTTAAGTGAAGCAGATTTAACCGAAGTAAATTTGAGTAATGCTGATTTAAGTTATGCTAATTTGTGTGAGTCTTGCTTGTGGCGATCGCAATGTACTAACAGTAACTTTTGGGGTGCTTCTTTGTGTGGTGTAGATTTCACCGAAGCAGACTTGAGCTATGCCCAATTAATTGAAGCCTCATTAATAGAAGCTAAATTAATCAGAGCAAATTTGCAAGCAGCTAGTTTATCTGGTGCCATATTATTAGAGGCTAATTTAACCGAAGCAAATTTACATAGTGCTGACTTGACATGGACTAATTTAACTAAAGCCAACTTATTAAACGCCAATCTTTGGGAAACAAAAATAATCTATAGCAAACTCCGGCATACAATTATGCCTGAAGGCACAATTTATAAACCCGAAATTATGATTATTCATTAATTGATTTGCTAAAACTTTTAAACCCGTCTATGCGGGTTTTGTTTTTGTAGCCTGCGACTTCAGTCGCTAAGGCTTATTTACAAGCGCAGGAATTTTTTAAATATCCAACACTAATTTAGAGCTACTGGGTTGAGAAATACAAATCAACACTGAACCTTCATCAATTGTTGCGCCTGGTTCTTCTTGATAAGCCACTTCTCCTTCACGGAGTTTACACATACAAGTACC encodes the following:
- a CDS encoding carbohydrate ABC transporter permease — protein: MPKIYTNKSWLDNDTFAAWTFLAPALILLGIFVIWPIAYLFYLSFTAGSFTSTGTYWVGLKNYWRLLLNPDFLQVLGNTIYFTLATVIPSLIIPLGLAVLLNRSLALRGMLRSAYFLPSIISLVAAGLGFRWLFQTTGPINGFLNSFGIAPIPWLGDIFWAMPVLIILSIWKQLGFNMVVFLAGLQAIPPSRYEAAELDGANAWQQFWYVTLPGLRPTLIFATITTAIFTLRSFEQVYVITGGGPLNSTNLLVYYIYQEAFGQFDFGYAAAAATVLLAVTLVLVYFQLQTWGEE
- a CDS encoding pentapeptide repeat-containing protein, with product MRNFAGVQELISSQIPEKSSQQQDFSGRDLRGIDLSGANLRRVNLSSANLAGAKLTGADLSEADLTEVNLSNADLSYANLCESCLWRSQCTNSNFWGASLCGVDFTEADLSYAQLIEASLIEAKLIRANLQAASLSGAILLEANLTEANLHSADLTWTNLTKANLLNANLWETKIIYSKLRHTIMPEGTIYKPEIMIIH
- the purN gene encoding phosphoribosylglycinamide formyltransferase — translated: MTFRPDSSFSLVSPHISDRLPPSDTPIKLGILASGNGSNFEAIAQAMENGQLNAQIPVLIYNNPGAKAAARAANRGVETVLLNHREYKNRETLDQQIVQTLRQHDVDLVILAGWMRLVTSVLIDAFPNRIINIHPSLLPSFKGLHAVEQALQAKVTITGCTVHLVCLEVDSGPILIQAAVPVLPDDTPETLHARIQIQEHRILPQAIAIAASQISHQTARREIAAK